In one window of Acidobacteriota bacterium DNA:
- a CDS encoding cobaltochelatase subunit CobN, giving the protein MPGILSAWRAVVNERPDLRDRVAVTLLTESLLDEVDPEDVLASDVLIVNTLDHLALERFDEEHGVDLIGRVAANGLVLPVDDGLLPREHYVALGATWDERAREFWRHAGVANQAGLLKHVLSAAGIPDLSAADPRPSLEAGYYHPGAENEDRGVSSGRAFATWEAFDRWRRRAGKLRPGAPRVAIGFYGAKLHHGDTVLIDSVIAEIERQGAEAIPVFGYPAGETFNSLLRGADGVARADVALTFMFRFADPKASESLGQLGIPVLSLISLYGRSEAEWRASPQGLSLFEGTFQVFVPELSGLVAPTVVGSRERRTDPGTGMAVVVSQPLAARVTTAVQRAIAYASLAATPNANKRVALLFYNYPPGKATIGASYLNVAESISNILRRMLMAGYDVGGSGVDLSPGAVMAAISDRARNVAGYAPGELDALIEKGGAARVPLSDYLRWFSGYPPAFRAKVAADWGDPADSGVMVRDGAFVIPAVRYGNIVLMPQPARGWSEDAEKLYHATALAPHHQYVAAYSWLKADQPAGFGADALIHLGTHGTLEWLEGKDLGLSENDAPDALIGDLPNLYVYNVDVVGEGLVARRRGMAALVDHMVPPFRTSELLPALAALGESVDDYHTNVHKSVQMTEAYADQIRRQATDLGMVKDLGIDLGSGPEIPHESVHAIEDYLIELRGQNMPYGLHAFGRVPEPEMRASTVEAIVSVDRSLLPNDATVRASEMERRIVESGPRELDHLVRALDGGYIPVGGGGEPIRNPDSYPTGKNFYGIDPEKVPKPAAWKLGVDLAEQMLADHVAEHGGYPEKVSFVIWADETLRHEGILESQIFHLLGTRPVWDARGKVVGVDVVPSSQLGRPRVDVVIASTATGMFSNVTRLMDEAVQRVKVMEEADNYVRRHYLATKAALIGRGYADEEADRRAGVRIFQEPPGTFNLNTSRIAAASGTWDSDRPMADEYLSKMGHGYGNGFWGEPMEDAFRLALSGTAKVVHSSSTMLYGALDNDDFFMYMGGLAAAVRSIDGESPQMVVANTRDPSRPEMTGIHEFIGSEFRTRYVNPTWIEGMQSEGYAGAGEMRAFVEYLWGWDAAVPETVDDAMWNESFAVYVEDRHGLDLKTFFEEHSPHAYQDITGRMVETIRKDYWAADDATAERLLHEHVESVARHGVGCASHTCGNPRLLRYVLERGAALNIPGPALQAYREAMQEALGVDIEEAAAAVEEFVRRNEAGTAAPALTGIRGYRMQETASASGPAPNLPAASPEPDEWSPLWVGLPLLGLLAAWRRQRRLHRGRS; this is encoded by the coding sequence GTGCCGGGCATACTGAGCGCCTGGCGGGCGGTGGTCAACGAGCGTCCAGATCTCCGCGACCGCGTCGCGGTGACGCTGCTGACTGAGTCGCTGCTCGACGAGGTCGATCCCGAGGATGTTCTGGCGAGCGATGTGCTGATCGTCAACACTCTGGATCACCTGGCGCTGGAACGGTTCGACGAGGAGCACGGCGTCGACCTCATTGGCCGTGTCGCCGCGAACGGCTTGGTTCTGCCCGTTGACGACGGGCTGCTGCCCCGCGAGCACTACGTCGCGCTTGGTGCGACATGGGACGAGCGCGCCCGCGAGTTCTGGCGCCACGCTGGCGTCGCAAACCAGGCGGGGCTGCTCAAGCACGTTCTTTCCGCGGCGGGTATTCCGGATCTCTCTGCGGCCGACCCGCGGCCGAGCCTTGAGGCTGGCTACTACCATCCCGGGGCGGAGAACGAAGACCGGGGAGTGTCGAGCGGCCGCGCCTTCGCCACCTGGGAGGCGTTCGACCGCTGGCGGCGGCGTGCGGGCAAACTCCGTCCCGGAGCACCGCGCGTCGCGATCGGTTTCTACGGGGCGAAACTCCACCATGGCGACACCGTTCTCATTGACTCGGTGATCGCCGAAATCGAGCGGCAGGGAGCCGAAGCAATTCCGGTCTTCGGTTATCCGGCAGGGGAGACTTTCAATTCCTTGCTGCGCGGAGCCGACGGCGTCGCGCGGGCCGACGTCGCGCTGACGTTTATGTTCCGCTTCGCCGACCCGAAGGCGAGCGAATCACTCGGCCAGTTGGGCATACCGGTGCTCAGTCTGATTTCGCTCTACGGGCGAAGCGAGGCCGAGTGGCGTGCCTCACCGCAGGGGCTGTCGTTGTTCGAAGGGACCTTTCAAGTATTCGTGCCGGAACTGTCCGGGCTGGTGGCGCCGACCGTGGTCGGCAGCCGGGAGCGCCGTACAGACCCGGGCACCGGGATGGCTGTCGTAGTCTCCCAGCCGCTGGCTGCCCGCGTGACGACGGCAGTCCAGCGGGCCATTGCCTATGCGTCGCTGGCGGCGACGCCCAACGCCAACAAGCGCGTCGCGCTGCTCTTTTACAACTACCCTCCGGGCAAAGCCACCATCGGAGCCAGCTACCTGAATGTCGCGGAGTCGATCTCGAACATCCTGCGGCGGATGCTCATGGCCGGCTACGATGTCGGAGGCTCCGGGGTCGATCTGTCGCCGGGAGCGGTGATGGCGGCGATCTCGGACCGCGCCCGCAATGTCGCAGGGTACGCGCCGGGCGAACTGGATGCGCTGATCGAGAAGGGTGGGGCGGCTCGGGTGCCGTTGAGCGATTACTTGCGTTGGTTTAGCGGTTACCCGCCGGCCTTCCGCGCCAAGGTTGCAGCCGACTGGGGCGACCCTGCGGACTCCGGTGTGATGGTGCGGGACGGTGCCTTCGTCATACCGGCGGTGCGCTACGGCAACATCGTCTTAATGCCGCAGCCCGCGCGGGGTTGGTCCGAGGACGCTGAGAAGCTGTACCACGCGACGGCTCTCGCGCCGCACCACCAGTACGTTGCCGCCTATTCTTGGCTGAAAGCGGATCAGCCCGCCGGGTTCGGCGCGGACGCGTTGATTCACCTCGGCACGCACGGGACGCTCGAGTGGCTTGAAGGCAAGGACCTGGGTCTCTCGGAGAACGACGCTCCGGATGCACTGATCGGCGACCTGCCCAACCTGTACGTGTACAACGTAGACGTCGTGGGCGAAGGGCTGGTAGCGCGTCGCCGCGGCATGGCGGCTCTGGTGGATCACATGGTGCCGCCGTTCAGAACCAGCGAGTTGCTGCCCGCGCTGGCCGCCCTCGGAGAGAGCGTCGATGACTATCACACCAACGTCCACAAGAGCGTGCAAATGACCGAGGCGTACGCCGATCAGATCCGGCGCCAGGCGACGGACCTGGGAATGGTCAAGGACCTCGGAATCGACCTCGGAAGCGGCCCGGAGATCCCGCACGAGTCGGTTCATGCCATCGAGGACTACCTGATCGAGCTGCGGGGGCAGAACATGCCGTACGGACTGCATGCCTTCGGTCGGGTCCCGGAGCCGGAGATGCGAGCGAGCACGGTCGAGGCGATTGTCTCCGTGGATCGGAGCCTCCTGCCGAACGACGCCACGGTCCGGGCGTCGGAGATGGAGCGGCGCATCGTCGAGTCCGGGCCTCGGGAACTCGATCACTTGGTGCGTGCTCTCGACGGCGGTTACATTCCCGTGGGCGGCGGCGGGGAGCCGATCCGCAACCCGGATTCCTATCCTACCGGCAAGAACTTCTACGGCATCGACCCTGAGAAGGTGCCGAAGCCGGCTGCCTGGAAGCTCGGCGTCGACTTGGCCGAGCAGATGCTGGCAGACCATGTCGCAGAGCACGGAGGCTATCCCGAGAAGGTGTCTTTCGTGATCTGGGCCGACGAAACTCTGCGGCACGAAGGAATTCTGGAATCGCAGATCTTTCACTTGCTCGGAACGCGCCCGGTCTGGGATGCCCGCGGGAAGGTGGTAGGAGTGGATGTCGTTCCGTCGAGCCAGCTCGGCCGGCCCCGCGTGGACGTCGTCATCGCCTCGACCGCGACGGGAATGTTCAGCAATGTGACCCGGCTGATGGACGAGGCGGTCCAGCGGGTCAAGGTTATGGAGGAGGCGGACAACTACGTGCGGCGCCACTACCTGGCGACGAAGGCGGCGCTGATCGGGCGCGGTTACGCGGACGAGGAAGCCGACCGGCGCGCCGGCGTCCGCATCTTCCAGGAGCCGCCCGGCACCTTCAATTTGAACACATCGCGCATCGCCGCTGCGAGCGGCACTTGGGACAGCGACCGGCCAATGGCGGACGAGTACTTGTCGAAGATGGGGCACGGCTACGGCAACGGGTTTTGGGGCGAACCGATGGAGGATGCGTTTCGCCTGGCGCTCTCCGGCACCGCCAAGGTGGTGCACAGTAGCTCCACGATGCTCTACGGCGCATTGGACAACGACGATTTCTTCATGTACATGGGCGGGCTCGCGGCCGCCGTCAGGAGCATTGACGGTGAGAGCCCGCAGATGGTCGTCGCCAACACCCGCGACCCCAGCCGACCCGAGATGACCGGGATCCACGAGTTCATCGGCTCGGAGTTCCGGACTCGCTACGTCAACCCCACTTGGATCGAAGGGATGCAGAGCGAGGGCTACGCCGGTGCCGGCGAGATGCGCGCGTTCGTCGAGTACCTGTGGGGCTGGGACGCCGCTGTGCCCGAGACAGTCGACGATGCGATGTGGAACGAGTCATTCGCCGTGTACGTCGAGGACAGGCACGGACTGGACCTGAAGACCTTCTTTGAGGAGCATTCGCCCCACGCGTACCAAGACATCACCGGCCGGATGGTTGAGACGATCCGCAAGGACTATTGGGCGGCCGATGACGCGACAGCCGAGCGCTTGCTCCATGAACATGTCGAGAGCGTCGCCAGGCACGGCGTCGGCTGTGCATCCCACACTTGCGGCAATCCGAGACTCTTGCGCTACGTGCTGGAGCGAGGCGCGGCGCTGAACATTCCCGGTCCCGCTCTTCAGGCGTACCGAGAGGCGATGCAGGAGGCGCTCGGTGTCGACATCGAGGAAGCAGCGGCTGCAGTAGAGGAGTTCGTCCGCCGCAACGAGGCGGGGACAGCCGCACCGGCGCTGACCGGCATCAGGGGCTATCGCATGCAGGAGACTGCAAGCGCGAGCGGTCCGGCCCCGAACCTGCCGGCAGCAAGTCCGGAGCCCGATGAATGGTCTCCGCTTTGGGTGGGCCTTCCGCTCCTGGGGCTGCTCGCCGCTTGGCGCAGGCAGCGGCGGCTTCACAGGGGGCGATCATGA